The Coffea eugenioides isolate CCC68of unplaced genomic scaffold, Ceug_1.0 ScVebR1_2251;HRSCAF=3242, whole genome shotgun sequence genome has a window encoding:
- the LOC113756389 gene encoding protein FAR1-RELATED SEQUENCE 5-like, whose product MDCSKLAEDGTPELGMEFNSEEDAYQFYNKYAFKMGFSVRKDYLNKDKDGVTTSRRYSCCKEGVKRKYEGDVMPKRTRAPTKTGCGAKMVIVLFRGTMKYRVHDIVLEHNHELHIVQCAHMMPSQRKVSEAQGFQAEISEDAGLSLKQSHELMGKEAGGMGNVGYTREDLKRYLRTRRERSLKYGEAGSMLNYFQEQTLENPSFFHAVQLDCEEQITNIFWADAGMLIDYKFFGDVVTFDTTYKTNKEYRPLGVFVGFNQHRQIVIFGAALMYDETIDSFKWVFGTFLEAMCGKRPSTILTDQDHAMAAALSVVMPETFHGLCTFHIRRNFMKHLGNHYKENSDLPYMFGACMYEFEEVEQFNRVWEAMVKKHDLENNEWLSGLYRIRDKWARCMMKERWTAGMRSTQLSESLNAAIKNHLKLDHDLVQFFRHFNRVVDEKRHNELIAEYEMRQKLPMVGLRQTPMLVHASETYSPTVFVAFQNEYGESTAMVILRQQDAAMIVEFAVMRYDGGPERIVVFNRNDLSVRCSCKKYENEGILCGHALKVFDTVGIKIIPPEYIKRRWTKRARAGDCFDRRRREVVADPKIMISTRYRELAPAMIKVATRAAMSEDTSKVAITVISDLAKRVELLLSESEEQPLQNQKNLNMEERDKIEIVNEMGEAVVARGIKKRGGGKKSRVMRSWIDKFDRVKRKSRLSRTTQTTASESEPTSVSIEEYMFMGCRSSTDSVSTHSMSQTVNGPPNAIAPNIDESETGHRLANQGPPRSVPTEWMHPRFSIFSKYNSVRDVLMEERAALLTHCDVDAYHVFAPSPQGRNNTQGLQLRADVAAPENEIDE is encoded by the exons ATGGATTGCAGCAAATTGGCAGAAGATGGGACCCCTGAATTAGGAATGGAGTTCAACAGCGAAGAGGATGCGTACCAGTTTTACAACAAATATGCCTTTAAAATGGGTTTTAGTGTACGTAAAGACTATCTGAATAAAGACAAAGACGGCGTGACCACGTCTAGGAGATATAGTTGCTGCAAGGAAGGTGTAAAGCGCAAGTACGAAGGTGATGTGATGCCAAAGAGGACACGAGCGCCGACGAAAACAGGGTGTGGAGCTAAAATGGTTATCGTGTTGTTTAGAGGAACAATGAAGTACCGTGTGCATGACATTGTCTTAGAGCATAACCATGAGTTGCACATTGTTCAATGTGCGCACATGATGCCATCACAAAGAAAAGTGAGCGAGGCTCAAGGATTCCAAGCTGAAATAAGCGAGGACGCTGGGCTTTCATTGAAACAGAGTCATGAACTTATGGGAAAGGAGGCAGGTGGGATGGGAAATGTGGGATATACTCGGGAAGACCTGAAACGATATCTTCGTACTCGACGGGAAAGGAGTTTGAAATATGGAGAAGCAGGTAGCATGCTGAATTATTTTCAAGAGCAAACACTCGAGAATCCATCATTTTTTCATGCCGTACAGTTGGACTGTGAAGAGCAGATAACGAATATCTTTTGGGCTGATGCAGGAATGTTAATTGACTACAAATTTTTTGGAGACGTAGTCACATTCGAtacaacctacaaaacaaataaagaataccGGCCACTTGGAGTGTTTGTGGGTTTTAACCAACATAGGCAAATTGTGATATTCGGTGCTGCCCTTATGTATGATGAGACTATAGATTCTTTCAAATGGGTGTTTGGTACATTTCTAGAAGCAATGTGCGGAAAGCGTCCAAGTACCATACTAACCGACCAAGATCATGCTATGGCAGCCGCTCTTTCAGTTGTTATGCCTGAAACATTTCACGGTCTATGTACGTTTCACATAAGGCGTAATTTTATGAAACATCTTGGCAATCACTACAAGGAAAATAGTGATCTTCCATACATGTTTGGTGCATGCATGTATGAGTTTGAAGAAGTGGAACAATTCAATAGGGTGTGGGAGGCGATGGTGAAGAAACACGatcttgaaaataatgaatggcTCTCCGGATTGTATAGAATTCGTGATAAATGGGCAAGGTGCAtgatgaaagaaagatggaCCGCTGGAATGCGAAGCACCCAACTCAGCGAAAGCCTAAATGCAGCaattaaaaatcatttgaaactggATCATGACCTTGTGCAGTTCTTTAGACATTTCAATCGGGTGGTTGATGAAAAGAGACATAATGAACTGATCGCAGAATATGAAATGAGGCAAAAGCTCCCCATGGTCGGGTTAAGGCAAACACCTATGCTCGTGCATGCATCAGAGACGTATTCACCAACCGTATTTGTTGCATTCCAAAATGAATATGGCGAGTCAACAGCTATGGTTATATTGAGACAGCAAGATGCAGCGATGATTGTGGAGTTTGCGGTCATGAGGTATGATGGAGGACCTGAAAGAATAGTGGTATTCAATCGGAATGATCTAAGTGTACGTTGTAGTTGCAAAAAATACGAGAATGAAGGCATTTTATGTGGGCACGCGTTGAAGGTGTTTGATACTGTGGGCATAAAAATAATTCCTCCTGAATACATTAAGAGGCGATGGACAAAAAGAGCTCGGGCTGGAGACTGTTTTGATCGGCGAAGACGGGAAGTTGTGGCTGATCCTAAAATAATGATTTCAACTCGTTATCGGGAGCTCGCTCCAGCCATGATTAAGGTCGCAACTCGAGCAGCAATGTCGGAGGACACCAGCAAAGTAGCAATCACTGTCATATCCGATTTGGCAAAGAGAGTTGAGCTCCTCCTCTCAGAAAGTGAAGAACAACCtttgcaaaatcaaaaaaatctgaATATGGAGGAAcgggataaaattgaaattgtgAATGAAATGGGGGAGGCAGTAGTCGCAAGAGGCATTAAAAAACGAGGTGGTGGGAAGAAAAGTAGAGTGATGCGAAGTTGGATCGATAAATTTGACagagtaaaaagaaaatctagatTATCAAGGACTACACAGACTACg GCCTCAGAATCGGAGCCGACATCGGTTTCAATTGAGGAATACATGTTTATGGGATGTCGTTCATCTACTGACTCTGTTTCG ACGCATTCAATGAGCCAGACAGTGAATGGCCCTCCAAACGCTATTGCTCCGAATATCGATGAAAGTGAAACG